The uncultured Desulfuromonas sp. genome has a segment encoding these proteins:
- the ilvC gene encoding ketol-acid reductoisomerase — protein MGQNYFNTLSMREKLDELGTCRFMDASEFAGGCEYAKGKKIVIVGCGAQGLNQGLNMRDSGLDVSYTLRKEAIAEKRQSYINATENGFTVGSYEELLPTADIVMNLAPDKQHTDVVNTVVPLMKQGATFSYAHGFNIVEEGTIIRKDLTVIMVAPKCPGSEVRAEYQRGFGVPTLIAVHRENDPNGDGLEIAKALCSAQGGDRAGVLESSFVAEVKSDLMGEQTILCGMLQAGALLCFDKMVENDIDAPYAVKLIQYGWETITEALKHGGITNMMDRLSNPAKLEAYELAEELKEIMRPLFRKHMDDIITGVFSSTMMEDWANDDINLLTWREQTGQTAFEQTEAAGEISEQEYFDKAILMVAMVKAGVELAFESMVEVGIEPESAYYESLHETPLIANTIARKKLYEMNRVISDTAEYGCYLFAHACVPLLKDFMASVTTEVIGKGLDNVDTSVDNSTLVRVNADIRSHYIEEIGEELRAAMQGMKAIV, from the coding sequence ATGGGTCAAAATTACTTCAACACTCTGAGCATGCGTGAAAAGCTCGACGAACTCGGCACCTGTCGTTTTATGGACGCTTCTGAATTCGCTGGCGGCTGCGAATACGCCAAAGGCAAAAAGATCGTTATCGTCGGCTGCGGCGCTCAAGGTCTCAACCAGGGTCTCAACATGCGTGACAGCGGTCTCGACGTGTCTTACACCCTGCGTAAGGAAGCTATCGCTGAGAAGCGTCAGTCCTACATCAATGCTACGGAAAACGGCTTCACCGTCGGCAGCTACGAAGAACTGCTGCCCACCGCTGACATCGTTATGAACCTGGCTCCGGACAAGCAACACACTGACGTGGTCAACACCGTTGTGCCCCTGATGAAACAAGGCGCTACCTTCTCCTATGCCCACGGGTTCAACATTGTTGAAGAAGGCACCATCATCCGTAAAGACCTCACCGTCATCATGGTTGCACCCAAGTGCCCCGGTTCTGAGGTTCGCGCCGAGTATCAGCGTGGTTTCGGCGTGCCGACCCTGATCGCGGTTCACCGTGAAAACGATCCTAACGGCGACGGCCTCGAGATTGCCAAGGCTCTGTGCTCCGCCCAAGGTGGTGACCGTGCCGGTGTTCTTGAGTCTTCCTTCGTTGCCGAGGTTAAATCCGACCTGATGGGCGAGCAAACCATCCTGTGCGGTATGCTGCAAGCCGGTGCCCTGCTGTGCTTCGACAAGATGGTCGAAAACGACATCGACGCCCCTTATGCCGTCAAACTGATCCAATACGGTTGGGAGACCATCACCGAAGCGCTCAAGCACGGTGGTATCACCAACATGATGGACCGCCTGTCCAACCCGGCTAAGTTGGAAGCTTACGAGCTGGCTGAAGAACTCAAAGAGATCATGCGTCCCCTGTTCCGCAAGCACATGGATGACATCATTACCGGCGTGTTCTCCAGCACCATGATGGAAGACTGGGCCAACGACGACATCAACTTGCTGACCTGGCGTGAGCAAACCGGCCAGACCGCGTTCGAGCAAACCGAAGCTGCCGGTGAGATCTCCGAGCAGGAATACTTCGACAAAGCCATTCTCATGGTGGCCATGGTCAAAGCCGGTGTTGAGCTGGCCTTCGAGAGCATGGTCGAAGTCGGCATCGAGCCCGAGTCCGCGTACTACGAGTCACTCCACGAGACTCCGCTCATCGCCAACACCATCGCCCGCAAGAAGCTCTACGAGATGAACCGCGTCATCTCCGACACCGCCGAGTACGGTTGCTACCTGTTCGCCCACGCCTGCGTGCCCCTGCTCAAGGATTTCATGGCCAGCGTCACTACAGAAGTGATCGGTAAAGGTCTGGACAACGTTGACACCAGCGTCGATAACAGCACTCTGGTTCGCGTCAACGCCGACATCCGCAGCCATTACATCGAAGAGATCGGTGAGGAACTGCGTGCGGCGATGCAAGGTATGAAGGCGATTGTTTAA
- the ilvY gene encoding HTH-type transcriptional activator IlvY produces MDIQHLEVFLTAAEQLHFGRASQLCHMSPSALTRTIQRLEEQVGKPLFIRDNRHVILSEAGELFRSYAREAIQQWRSFKQELRDDNYLSGNLSIYASITAVYSILPGVLEQYRQCYPDVQIQLHSGAAEQALNQVNSGEIDIAVAALPAGKRSQMEFLPLTTTPLVFIAPTSVDPLEDPRCNGMLDLSRVNLVVPQYGLSRDRLNQWLKTERVAANISSEVSGNEALIALVRIGGGIGIVPKLVLQRSPFSSEVRIIDKAPQLDPYEVGLCCNRSALQLPSVRAFWKMAVEQATGKLIT; encoded by the coding sequence ATGGATATTCAACACTTGGAAGTGTTTTTGACCGCTGCCGAACAGTTACATTTCGGGCGTGCCAGTCAATTGTGCCATATGAGTCCTTCGGCATTGACCCGGACGATTCAGCGTCTCGAAGAGCAGGTGGGCAAGCCACTGTTCATCCGCGATAATCGCCATGTCATCCTTTCCGAAGCCGGAGAACTGTTTCGTTCCTATGCCCGCGAGGCCATCCAGCAGTGGCGCTCATTTAAACAGGAATTGCGTGACGATAATTACCTGTCGGGCAATCTCTCCATCTACGCGTCGATTACCGCGGTGTACAGTATTCTTCCTGGGGTTCTGGAGCAGTATCGGCAGTGTTATCCCGATGTGCAGATTCAGCTGCATTCCGGGGCGGCTGAACAGGCCCTGAATCAGGTCAATAGTGGTGAGATCGATATTGCCGTGGCCGCTTTGCCTGCCGGAAAGCGGTCGCAGATGGAGTTTTTGCCGTTGACGACCACACCCTTGGTCTTTATTGCCCCGACCAGTGTCGATCCCTTGGAAGACCCACGCTGTAACGGCATGCTCGATCTCTCGCGGGTAAATCTGGTTGTTCCGCAATACGGACTGTCACGCGACCGTCTTAACCAATGGCTGAAAACAGAGCGTGTGGCCGCCAATATCAGCTCCGAAGTGTCCGGTAATGAGGCGCTGATTGCCCTGGTGCGCATCGGCGGCGGCATCGGTATTGTGCCCAAGCTGGTGTTGCAGCGCAGCCCGTTCAGTTCCGAAGTGCGGATTATCGACAAGGCACCGCAGCTTGATCCTTATGAGGTGGGGTTGTGTTGCAACCGTTCTGCACTGCAGTTGCCCAGTGTGCGGGCATTCTGGAAAATGGCGGTTGAGCAGGCGACGGGTAAACTCATCACGTGA
- a CDS encoding sodium:proton antiporter: MIDTTVALFASIFVVSSLCQWLAWRVKLPAIIFLLITGLLVGPTFKIFDPDQFLGDLLFPMVSLSVAVILFEGSLTLKFREIKGMHLVVRNMCSFGMLITWVITTVATRLATGICWELCFLFGAISVVTGPTVIAPMLRTVRPTAAVSSILRWEGIVIDPIGASLAVLVYEFIISGGGQDAIGHTLMSFGNIVLVGFVIGAAGGYGFGVLIRNHWLPEFLHNVSALALVFGTFALSNLLQPESGLVTVTVLGMWLANMPNVDMEEILDFKESLSILLISLLFIILAARLDFSAFKQLGWSAVYIFLAIQFLARPLNIMFSSFGSSLRWPERHLLAWIAPRGIVAAAVSALFALQLEQAGFEDASLLVPLTFLVIIGTVLLQSATARPIALWLGVAEPEPRGFLMIGANPVARAIGKSLVENGFRVRLTDSSWEKISKARMDGLPTYFGNPISEHADRHLDMVGLGRLMALSSRESLNVNAAMHYRIDLGQENIYSLQTRADSEKSEKMQVTAKHRGQRLFGRDVTYHTLREMLEQGGEVHTTKLTENFTFKKFLDQQFEGTIPLFAIDRKDNIRIFTTDTALTPLPGWKIISMMPPEFCLTSGPINGEGLTATEPV; the protein is encoded by the coding sequence ATGATCGATACCACTGTCGCCCTGTTCGCCTCCATTTTCGTCGTCAGCAGTCTGTGTCAATGGCTGGCCTGGCGGGTTAAGCTGCCGGCCATTATCTTCCTGCTCATTACCGGCCTGCTTGTTGGTCCGACCTTCAAAATTTTTGATCCCGACCAGTTTCTTGGCGATCTGCTGTTTCCCATGGTGTCGCTGAGTGTTGCCGTTATCCTGTTTGAAGGCAGCCTGACCCTGAAATTTCGCGAAATCAAAGGGATGCATCTGGTGGTGCGCAACATGTGCTCCTTCGGCATGTTGATCACCTGGGTCATCACCACGGTGGCGACCCGCCTGGCCACCGGCATCTGCTGGGAGCTGTGTTTCCTGTTCGGCGCCATTTCCGTGGTCACCGGCCCGACGGTCATCGCACCCATGTTGCGCACCGTACGCCCGACAGCGGCGGTTTCGAGCATCCTGCGTTGGGAAGGGATTGTCATCGATCCGATCGGCGCCTCACTGGCGGTTCTGGTCTATGAATTTATTATCAGCGGCGGTGGTCAGGATGCCATCGGACACACCCTGATGAGCTTCGGCAATATCGTTCTGGTTGGTTTTGTCATCGGCGCGGCCGGCGGCTACGGATTCGGTGTCTTGATCCGCAATCACTGGCTGCCGGAATTTCTGCACAACGTTTCCGCCCTGGCCCTGGTCTTCGGCACCTTTGCCCTGTCCAATCTGCTTCAGCCCGAATCCGGACTGGTCACGGTCACCGTGCTCGGCATGTGGCTGGCCAACATGCCCAATGTGGATATGGAGGAGATCCTCGACTTCAAGGAGAGTCTCAGTATCCTGCTGATTTCGCTGCTGTTCATCATTCTTGCCGCCCGGCTTGATTTCAGCGCGTTCAAACAGTTGGGCTGGTCAGCCGTGTATATCTTCCTGGCCATTCAGTTTCTCGCCCGACCGCTCAACATCATGTTTTCCTCCTTTGGTTCGAGTTTGCGCTGGCCGGAACGTCACCTGCTAGCCTGGATCGCTCCGCGCGGCATTGTCGCGGCGGCGGTTTCCGCCCTGTTTGCCCTGCAACTGGAGCAGGCCGGTTTTGAAGACGCCTCGTTGTTGGTGCCGCTGACCTTCCTGGTCATCATCGGCACGGTCCTGCTGCAAAGTGCAACGGCTCGCCCTATCGCCCTGTGGCTCGGTGTCGCCGAACCGGAGCCACGTGGTTTCCTGATGATTGGAGCCAACCCTGTTGCAAGGGCGATCGGTAAATCTCTGGTGGAAAACGGCTTCCGAGTGCGCCTGACCGATTCAAGTTGGGAGAAAATCTCTAAAGCACGGATGGACGGCTTGCCCACCTACTTCGGCAATCCGATTTCAGAACATGCCGACCGCCATCTCGACATGGTCGGTTTGGGACGACTGATGGCGTTATCCAGCCGTGAATCGCTTAATGTCAATGCCGCCATGCACTACCGCATTGACCTCGGTCAGGAAAATATCTATTCCCTGCAGACCCGGGCGGACAGTGAAAAGTCGGAAAAAATGCAGGTCACGGCCAAGCACCGCGGTCAACGCCTGTTCGGCCGGGATGTCACCTACCACACATTGCGCGAAATGTTGGAACAGGGCGGTGAAGTTCACACCACCAAACTGACCGAGAACTTTACCTTCAAAAAATTTCTCGACCAGCAATTTGAGGGCACCATCCCCTTGTTTGCCATTGACCGCAAAGACAACATCCGTATTTTCACGACCGATACGGCTTTGACTCCGCTGCCGGGCTGGAAGATTATCAGCATGATGCCGCCGGAATTCTGCCTGACCAGTGGCCCGATCAATGGAGAAGGTTTGACCGCAACCGAGCCGGTATGA
- a CDS encoding sodium:solute symporter family protein — translation MSSQPSFLFAFSLTLVVMVALAFSGQKKIRDGVQFSLGGRQFGAWHVSGAITGTLVGGASTIGTAQLAFLYGLSAWWFTLGAGLACLFLGLFLAVPLRRAQLETIPQLIEQHYGPQARVAASLFSATGMFIQIVAQLLACGAILAALFGLSLEVSALLASILVVIFAYGGMKGAGRLGLVKLFLIYLTMVVAGSLAYHQGDGWGGYRQFFAQDPWFNLFGYGVQAGTSDLVSMLVGVISTQTYLQAVFSARNEITARSGALLSAVLIPPLGLLGITVGLFMRRQFPEMESALALPQFILHQFPAWFAGLSFATLLIAAVATSAGLALGAATTLRVDVIRQRRWPGFSDVAQRRMVILLLVSTAFGLLLANMGSAIMQWSFLSMGLRGATLFFPVLFAVVLPRRKLHCSGRWSIYLAPSCVVMMGLLKSEWISPLYAGLSCSMAAFVLGMLVKQGRSSTGPLQ, via the coding sequence GTGTCTTCTCAGCCGTCATTTTTATTCGCCTTCAGCCTGACGTTAGTGGTCATGGTGGCTCTGGCCTTCAGTGGACAGAAAAAAATCCGTGATGGCGTGCAGTTTTCATTGGGGGGCCGCCAATTTGGCGCGTGGCATGTCTCCGGCGCCATTACCGGCACCCTGGTCGGCGGAGCTTCTACCATCGGCACCGCACAACTGGCCTTTCTTTACGGTCTTTCCGCCTGGTGGTTTACCCTGGGAGCCGGGCTGGCCTGCCTGTTTCTCGGCTTGTTTCTCGCCGTGCCTCTGCGACGCGCCCAGCTTGAAACCATTCCGCAATTGATCGAACAGCATTACGGACCACAGGCACGGGTGGCTGCCAGTCTGTTTTCCGCCACCGGCATGTTCATTCAGATTGTTGCTCAACTGTTGGCGTGTGGCGCCATCCTTGCCGCGTTGTTCGGTCTGTCTCTTGAAGTCAGCGCCTTGCTGGCATCCATTCTGGTGGTGATCTTTGCCTATGGCGGCATGAAAGGGGCAGGGCGGCTTGGACTGGTTAAGCTGTTTCTGATTTATTTGACCATGGTGGTTGCCGGGAGTCTCGCCTATCATCAAGGTGACGGTTGGGGGGGCTATCGGCAGTTTTTTGCACAGGATCCCTGGTTCAATCTGTTCGGTTATGGCGTTCAGGCGGGAACCTCGGATCTGGTGTCGATGCTGGTCGGGGTGATTTCAACCCAGACCTATCTGCAGGCGGTATTTTCCGCCCGCAATGAGATCACCGCCCGCTCGGGTGCTCTGCTGAGTGCGGTGTTGATTCCTCCCTTGGGGCTGCTGGGCATTACGGTTGGCCTGTTTATGCGCCGACAGTTTCCTGAGATGGAAAGCGCTCTGGCGTTACCGCAGTTTATTCTCCACCAATTTCCCGCCTGGTTTGCCGGCCTGTCGTTTGCCACCTTGTTGATTGCCGCTGTGGCGACATCGGCGGGTCTTGCTCTGGGCGCTGCAACCACGTTGCGGGTCGATGTGATTCGCCAGCGCCGCTGGCCGGGGTTTTCGGATGTGGCACAACGACGCATGGTGATCCTGTTGCTGGTCTCCACAGCGTTTGGTCTGTTGCTGGCCAACATGGGATCAGCCATCATGCAATGGAGTTTTTTATCCATGGGTTTGCGCGGTGCCACACTGTTTTTTCCGGTGCTGTTTGCTGTCGTGCTGCCACGGCGGAAGCTGCATTGTTCCGGCAGGTGGTCGATCTATCTGGCACCGAGTTGTGTGGTGATGATGGGACTGCTTAAAAGTGAATGGATCTCACCTTTATATGCGGGATTAAGCTGTTCCATGGCGGCGTTTGTTCTCGGCATGCTGGTGAAACAGGGGCGTTCGTCAACCGGTCCTTTACAATAA
- a CDS encoding helix-turn-helix transcriptional regulator codes for MAQKLLLLGERLRNERLKRDESQQAFATRLGVSVPTLHKMENGDHRVQFGHWVVALAVLGHEDDLDQLLAAEEDLFIRYDQQKHQRQRASRKSSK; via the coding sequence ATGGCACAAAAACTCCTTTTGCTTGGCGAACGCTTACGTAACGAGCGTTTGAAGCGCGATGAATCACAGCAGGCTTTCGCAACCCGTTTGGGTGTCAGTGTGCCGACCCTTCACAAAATGGAAAACGGTGACCACCGGGTGCAGTTTGGTCACTGGGTGGTCGCATTGGCAGTGCTGGGACATGAAGACGATCTGGATCAGCTTCTGGCTGCTGAAGAAGATCTGTTTATTCGTTATGATCAACAAAAGCATCAACGTCAACGTGCCTCACGAAAGAGTTCCAAATGA
- a CDS encoding type II toxin-antitoxin system HipA family toxin, whose translation MIEHIEVTIHLGEESLVAGEMVCELSAGGPRGAFRYFHDYLQHPQAFALDPVSLPLKSGSFTIEAPGVFGVFEDSLPDDWGRRLLIRKHHLTRHQQTLPNLLLALGSNGLGALSFHRSGEIPICSTPVSDLYLQQLLEGAQAFERGEQDDSTISLLLGAGSSPGGARPKALIYDEETNEQLIAKFPSIKDQVDVVRIEAATMSLAQKAGLTVPDCRIVECAGKPVLLVKRFDIIPVGRRHMISFQTLLKAGGYYQCRYADLIQVLRQYSAEPAADLQALYRQMVFNAVIHNTDDHLKNFWMTCDIHQGWRLSPAFDLIPDVAQRGEHVLFFDIDPVYPGRKALEGLGKSWRIPQYHVIVDQVFDAVSHWREQFKEFGIIQGDIERFSEIDRYLLK comes from the coding sequence ATGATTGAGCACATTGAAGTGACGATCCATCTCGGCGAAGAATCTTTGGTAGCGGGAGAGATGGTGTGTGAACTGTCAGCAGGGGGGCCACGCGGGGCATTTCGATATTTCCACGACTATCTTCAGCATCCGCAAGCCTTTGCCCTTGATCCTGTCTCCTTACCGTTGAAGTCGGGTTCATTTACCATCGAAGCTCCCGGCGTGTTTGGCGTCTTTGAAGACAGTCTTCCTGATGACTGGGGCCGTCGTTTATTGATTCGCAAGCATCATTTGACCCGCCACCAGCAAACGCTTCCCAATCTCCTCCTGGCTCTTGGTTCAAATGGGTTGGGAGCACTGTCGTTTCATCGCAGTGGTGAAATCCCCATCTGCTCAACACCGGTTTCTGATCTCTATTTGCAACAACTTCTTGAAGGTGCGCAAGCCTTTGAACGGGGCGAGCAGGACGATAGCACCATCTCCTTACTGCTCGGTGCCGGCAGCTCGCCCGGCGGTGCACGGCCCAAAGCCCTTATTTACGATGAAGAGACCAACGAACAGCTGATTGCCAAATTCCCCAGCATCAAAGATCAGGTTGATGTGGTGCGAATAGAAGCCGCGACCATGAGTCTGGCTCAAAAGGCAGGATTAACCGTCCCCGACTGCCGTATCGTTGAATGCGCAGGAAAGCCGGTGTTGCTGGTAAAACGCTTTGATATTATACCCGTTGGTCGTCGCCACATGATCAGCTTCCAGACCCTGCTTAAAGCCGGAGGCTACTATCAGTGCCGTTATGCGGATCTGATTCAGGTTCTGCGTCAGTACAGCGCTGAACCAGCCGCAGACCTTCAAGCTCTGTACCGCCAGATGGTCTTTAATGCCGTCATCCACAATACCGATGATCATCTGAAAAATTTCTGGATGACCTGTGATATCCACCAGGGCTGGCGCCTGTCACCGGCCTTTGATCTGATTCCCGATGTCGCTCAGCGCGGAGAACATGTTTTGTTCTTCGATATCGATCCTGTTTATCCCGGTCGAAAAGCTCTGGAAGGACTTGGTAAAAGCTGGCGCATTCCCCAGTATCATGTGATTGTTGACCAGGTCTTTGATGCCGTCAGTCACTGGAGAGAACAATTTAAAGAGTTTGGGATCATCCAGGGAGATATTGAACGCTTTAGCGAGATTGATCGTTATCTACTGAAGTAG
- a CDS encoding HAMP domain-containing sensor histidine kinase, with the protein MVETYFAPAQRLDKEELAQQIEAISRSEVVSVLLDSVGGLFAILNEQRQVLSLNDKFIKMLGITDPYQSFGLRPGEILHCIHAHEMPGGCGTSKSCSTCGAVLAMLSSLETDQVAEETCALTMKAEGGCHELYLRIRSQPIQVKGYRLLFLFIQDITVDQQRAALEKTFYHDINNLLNGLYGASNLLLRGNNVKKYGQVIHTLSERLIKEVEVQRMISNATAATSLQKTDVTTDTILGEIRSFYHHHPAVAKKHLEIVVSDHNFTVNSDLSLLLRVLCNMITNAVEASLEHETVNVWVTTDADRVTFHVHNDQVIPENIQLRLFEKNFSTKKGDGRGLGTYSMKLIGEKLLGGRVDFTSADAKGTTFTFSLPAVM; encoded by the coding sequence ATGGTTGAAACGTATTTCGCCCCAGCACAACGATTGGACAAGGAAGAACTTGCCCAGCAGATAGAGGCCATTAGTCGCAGTGAGGTGGTCTCGGTTCTGCTGGACTCGGTTGGTGGGCTGTTTGCAATTTTAAATGAGCAACGCCAGGTGTTGTCATTGAACGACAAGTTCATAAAAATGCTTGGTATTACGGATCCGTATCAATCCTTTGGCTTACGCCCCGGTGAAATTTTGCACTGTATCCACGCCCACGAAATGCCGGGCGGTTGCGGAACATCGAAATCCTGTTCCACCTGTGGTGCTGTGCTGGCCATGCTTTCCAGCCTTGAAACGGATCAGGTGGCGGAGGAAACCTGTGCCTTGACCATGAAGGCAGAGGGCGGGTGTCATGAATTGTATCTGCGTATCCGGTCGCAGCCCATTCAGGTGAAGGGCTATCGGTTGCTCTTCCTTTTTATTCAGGATATCACTGTTGATCAACAACGTGCCGCTTTGGAGAAAACGTTTTACCACGATATCAACAACCTTCTCAATGGACTGTATGGTGCCAGCAATCTCCTTTTACGCGGTAATAATGTCAAAAAATATGGTCAGGTGATCCATACGCTCAGTGAACGGTTGATCAAAGAAGTTGAAGTGCAGAGAATGATTTCCAATGCGACTGCAGCCACCTCTCTGCAAAAAACTGACGTGACAACGGATACGATTTTGGGAGAAATTCGTTCCTTTTATCACCATCATCCCGCGGTTGCCAAAAAACATCTTGAGATCGTCGTGAGTGATCACAATTTCACTGTCAATAGTGATCTGTCTCTTTTGTTGCGCGTTCTGTGCAATATGATCACCAATGCCGTTGAAGCAAGTCTGGAACATGAAACGGTGAACGTGTGGGTGACGACGGACGCAGACCGCGTTACGTTTCATGTCCATAATGATCAAGTCATACCGGAAAATATTCAGCTGCGTCTTTTTGAAAAGAATTTCAGCACAAAGAAAGGGGATGGGCGCGGCCTGGGAACCTATTCCATGAAGTTGATTGGAGAGAAATTACTGGGAGGACGGGTTGATTTTACGTCGGCTGACGCCAAGGGGACAACCTTTACCTTTTCTTTACCGGCAGTAATGTGA
- a CDS encoding response regulator has protein sequence MTPQIRTNARILLVEDNLINQDVAKSFLDDVDLNIEIASNGKEAVEMVKTTDYDLVLMDVQMPVMDGIEATRQIRQLFPEKKLTIIAMTANVFTEDQQQCFDAGMDDFIAKPIDPDVLYQKLAHWL, from the coding sequence ATGACCCCTCAAATTCGGACAAATGCACGCATTCTTTTGGTGGAAGATAACCTGATTAATCAGGACGTCGCCAAGAGCTTTCTTGATGATGTTGATCTGAACATCGAAATAGCCTCAAACGGCAAAGAAGCCGTCGAAATGGTCAAGACCACAGATTATGATCTGGTCTTGATGGACGTGCAGATGCCTGTAATGGACGGCATCGAAGCGACCCGGCAGATCCGTCAGCTTTTTCCGGAAAAGAAGCTGACGATAATCGCCATGACGGCCAATGTCTTTACCGAAGATCAACAGCAATGCTTTGACGCCGGTATGGACGATTTTATCGCAAAACCGATCGATCCGGATGTTCTGTATCAGAAACTGGCACACTGGCTCTGA